The proteins below come from a single Chryseobacterium nepalense genomic window:
- a CDS encoding TAT-variant-translocated molybdopterin oxidoreductase has translation MASNKIQFRSIHELKDPALNNKLAQKEFQEEIPVEDFLGDAEKNGSSTSRRDFLKLLGFSTAAVTLAACEAPVIKTIPYVVKPHEIIPGIPNYYASTYFDGFDFASVLVKTREGRPIKIEPNPVAGDLGKTSARAQASVLSLYDNDKVKQPKFEGKDETFDKVDSYIIKGLEEANAAGKRIVLLSHSFASPTFKKLFSEFKAKYPTAELVTYDAYPYAGALDAAQEVFGTRALPVYDLRGTELVVSFQADFLGDYNGGGLESSYAAARKPGPNMLRHIQVESNMSLTGANADERFRLKPSQVNKTLVEVYNAIVGGGTSDKTASEIAKELQTKGSKAVVFADGSKGAQVLAHLINQKLGSTAFTGKANLLKEFDKARFEEFLGWVNAGQVGVLIANNVDPIYSYHKGEDFKKSLTKVPYVIAIADKKNEMYKAAKAVIPVANWLESWGDIEPQTGVYSLMQPTIQKIYKSRQIEESLLVWKNGKNNAANNYYDYLKANASSVLGGTSFNKALYNGFNTSANATTLSYAGGNAAQAVAELGGFKASDLELVLYTKTAMGDGTQANNPWLQELPDPITRMSWDNYLTISPKDAERLGIENDLNARMQLDGSIVNLTVNGVTIKDVPVFIQPGQAEGSVGLALGYGKKNSGATADTGVNAYPLFDGSNLVVSNVKLEKTGEDHEFAGIQLQNTLMGRYEIAKEVPLADFLNVAFDDEHKGWNKPLEYHTISGALPARKIDLWDAFDDTDGPHFNMSIDLNSCTGCGSCIIACQAENNVPVVGKEEIRMSRDMYWLRIDRYYSSRQKVEVYEGLKEGMAVPELYGTAFGDGGALNHPADNPDVIFQPVMCQHCNHAPCETVCPVAATSHGSQGQNHMAYNRCIGTRYCANNCPYKVRRFNWFTYNLNDKFDFNMNNDLGRMVLNPDVVVRTRGVMEKCSMCIQMTQTTILEAKKENRIVKDGEFQTACSKACTTGSIQFGDMNDKGSEVRKLYADNRRYYLLEEIGTKPNVFYHTKVRNRVEK, from the coding sequence ATGGCTTCAAACAAAATACAATTTAGAAGTATTCACGAACTTAAAGATCCGGCTCTAAACAACAAGCTGGCTCAAAAAGAGTTCCAGGAAGAAATTCCGGTAGAAGATTTCCTTGGAGATGCTGAAAAAAACGGATCCAGTACTTCAAGAAGAGATTTCTTAAAACTATTAGGATTCTCTACTGCAGCGGTTACACTGGCTGCATGTGAAGCTCCGGTTATCAAAACAATTCCTTATGTGGTAAAGCCACATGAAATCATCCCGGGAATTCCAAACTATTACGCTTCAACATATTTCGATGGTTTTGACTTTGCGAGTGTTTTAGTAAAAACAAGAGAAGGAAGACCTATTAAAATTGAACCGAATCCTGTTGCAGGAGATCTTGGAAAAACAAGCGCAAGAGCACAGGCAAGCGTACTTTCTCTTTATGACAATGATAAAGTAAAGCAGCCTAAATTTGAAGGTAAAGATGAAACTTTCGATAAGGTAGACAGCTACATTATCAAAGGACTGGAAGAAGCTAACGCTGCAGGAAAAAGAATTGTTTTATTATCGCATTCTTTTGCTTCCCCTACTTTCAAAAAATTATTCTCTGAATTTAAGGCTAAATATCCTACAGCAGAGTTAGTAACATATGATGCTTATCCTTATGCTGGTGCATTAGACGCAGCCCAGGAAGTTTTCGGAACAAGAGCATTACCGGTTTACGACCTTCGAGGAACAGAATTGGTAGTTTCTTTCCAGGCAGATTTCTTAGGAGATTACAATGGCGGAGGATTAGAATCTTCTTACGCTGCTGCTAGAAAGCCGGGACCAAACATGTTGAGACACATTCAGGTGGAATCAAACATGTCACTGACTGGTGCTAACGCTGACGAAAGATTCAGATTAAAGCCTAGCCAGGTAAATAAAACTTTAGTTGAAGTTTACAATGCCATCGTTGGTGGAGGAACTTCAGATAAAACAGCTTCTGAAATTGCTAAAGAATTACAGACAAAAGGAAGCAAAGCAGTAGTTTTTGCCGACGGTTCCAAAGGTGCTCAGGTTTTAGCACACCTTATTAACCAGAAACTTGGTTCTACAGCTTTCACAGGTAAAGCAAACCTATTAAAAGAATTTGACAAAGCAAGATTCGAGGAATTCCTTGGATGGGTAAATGCAGGTCAGGTTGGTGTATTGATCGCCAATAATGTAGATCCTATTTACTCATACCACAAAGGAGAAGATTTCAAAAAATCTTTAACAAAGGTTCCTTACGTCATTGCTATTGCTGATAAGAAAAATGAAATGTACAAAGCAGCGAAAGCTGTAATTCCTGTAGCCAACTGGCTTGAGTCTTGGGGAGATATCGAACCGCAGACGGGAGTATATTCATTAATGCAGCCAACCATCCAGAAAATCTACAAATCAAGACAGATAGAAGAATCTTTATTGGTTTGGAAAAACGGAAAGAACAATGCGGCTAACAACTACTACGATTATTTAAAAGCAAATGCTTCTTCCGTACTAGGAGGAACTTCATTCAACAAAGCTTTATATAACGGATTTAATACTTCTGCAAATGCAACAACATTGTCGTATGCAGGAGGAAATGCTGCTCAGGCTGTAGCTGAATTAGGAGGCTTCAAAGCATCTGATTTAGAATTGGTATTATATACCAAAACAGCAATGGGAGACGGAACTCAGGCCAACAACCCTTGGCTTCAGGAATTACCGGACCCAATTACAAGAATGTCTTGGGATAACTACCTGACAATTTCTCCTAAAGATGCTGAAAGATTAGGTATAGAAAACGATCTTAATGCTAGAATGCAGCTGGACGGTTCTATCGTAAATCTTACGGTAAACGGAGTTACTATAAAAGATGTTCCTGTATTCATTCAGCCGGGACAGGCAGAAGGATCAGTAGGTCTTGCGCTTGGATATGGTAAGAAAAATTCAGGAGCAACAGCTGATACGGGAGTAAATGCATATCCTTTATTCGATGGATCTAACCTGGTGGTATCTAATGTTAAATTAGAAAAAACAGGTGAAGATCATGAATTCGCAGGGATTCAGCTTCAAAATACATTAATGGGACGTTACGAAATTGCTAAAGAAGTTCCTTTGGCAGATTTCTTAAACGTAGCATTTGATGATGAGCACAAAGGATGGAATAAGCCTTTGGAATATCACACCATCAGCGGAGCTCTTCCTGCAAGAAAGATTGACCTTTGGGATGCTTTCGATGATACGGACGGGCCTCACTTCAACATGTCGATCGACCTTAACTCCTGTACAGGTTGCGGATCTTGTATCATTGCCTGCCAGGCAGAGAACAACGTTCCTGTAGTAGGAAAAGAAGAGATCAGAATGTCCAGAGATATGTACTGGTTAAGAATTGACCGTTATTATTCTTCAAGACAGAAAGTAGAAGTATATGAGGGATTAAAAGAAGGAATGGCAGTTCCTGAATTATATGGTACTGCATTCGGCGACGGAGGGGCATTGAACCACCCTGCTGATAATCCTGATGTGATCTTCCAACCGGTAATGTGTCAGCATTGTAACCACGCACCTTGTGAAACGGTTTGTCCGGTAGCGGCTACATCTCACGGTTCTCAGGGACAAAACCACATGGCTTACAACAGATGTATTGGTACAAGATATTGTGCAAATAACTGTCCGTACAAAGTAAGACGTTTCAACTGGTTTACCTACAACCTGAATGACAAGTTCGATTTCAACATGAACAACGATCTTGGAAGAATGGTACTGAATCCTGATGTTGTTGTAAGAACAAGAGGGGTTATGGAGAAATGTTCAATGTGTATCCAAATGACTCAAACGACTATTCTTGAAGCTAAAAAAGAGAACAGAATCGTGAAAGACGGAGAATTCCAGACAGCTTGTTCAAAAGCATGTACAACAGGATCTATCCAGTTCGGAGACATGAATGACAAAGGATCTGAAGTCAGAAAATTATATGCTGACAACAGAAGATATTATTTACTTGAAGAGATCGGAACCAAGCCAAACGTGTTCTATCATACTAAAGTAAGAAACAGAGTAGAAAAATAA
- the nrfD gene encoding NrfD/PsrC family molybdoenzyme membrane anchor subunit has protein sequence MSGHYEAPIREPLIIGHKTYHDITEDIARPIEERAGKLWWISLYAALVLFIYGFGCIAYTIGTGIGAWGLNRTINWGWDITNFVWWVGIGHAGTLISAVLLLFRQRWRMSVNRSAEAMTIFAVVQAAIFPVIHMGRVWVGYWVFPLPNQFGSLWGNFNSPLLWDVFAISTYFSVSTVFWFMGLIPDFAMIRDRAKTPWTKKIYTFLAFGWGGKAKHWQRFEELSLVLAGLATPLVFSVHTTVSFDFATSVIKGWHSTIYPPYFVAGAIFSGFAMVQTLLLVARKVCHLEDYITMYHIEIMNIVIILTGGMVTVAYATEYFIGWYSGSRFEDFTYLSPGAAVGPYWWAFWSLIICNLVVPASFWFKKLRTNIIWTFIVALIINIGMWFERFDIIVINLSRDYLPGSWTMFKPTIIDVGVYLGTIGFFSVLFLLYARTFPVIAQAELKSILKISGETYKAKEGDEHH, from the coding sequence ATGTCAGGACATTACGAAGCTCCGATAAGGGAACCTCTGATTATTGGTCACAAAACTTATCACGATATCACGGAAGATATTGCACGACCTATCGAAGAAAGAGCAGGTAAATTATGGTGGATCTCATTATATGCAGCCTTAGTTCTATTCATCTATGGATTTGGGTGTATCGCCTATACTATCGGAACAGGTATTGGAGCATGGGGACTTAACAGAACTATTAACTGGGGTTGGGATATTACTAACTTCGTATGGTGGGTTGGTATCGGTCACGCCGGAACCCTAATCTCAGCGGTATTATTATTATTTAGACAGCGTTGGAGAATGTCTGTAAACAGATCTGCGGAAGCGATGACGATTTTCGCAGTAGTACAGGCAGCAATCTTCCCGGTAATTCACATGGGTAGAGTTTGGGTAGGATATTGGGTATTCCCATTACCAAACCAGTTCGGTTCTCTTTGGGGGAACTTCAACTCTCCTCTACTTTGGGACGTATTTGCAATCTCTACCTATTTCTCGGTATCAACAGTATTCTGGTTTATGGGATTGATTCCTGACTTTGCAATGATCAGAGACAGAGCAAAAACACCTTGGACTAAAAAGATTTATACATTCCTTGCATTCGGATGGGGAGGTAAAGCAAAACACTGGCAAAGATTCGAAGAACTTTCTTTGGTTCTAGCAGGTTTGGCAACGCCGCTTGTATTCTCAGTACACACTACCGTATCTTTTGACTTCGCCACGTCAGTAATTAAAGGATGGCACTCTACGATCTATCCTCCTTACTTCGTTGCCGGTGCGATCTTCTCAGGATTCGCGATGGTACAGACGTTATTATTGGTTGCAAGAAAAGTTTGTCACCTTGAAGATTATATCACTATGTATCATATCGAAATTATGAACATCGTAATTATTTTAACAGGTGGTATGGTAACCGTGGCCTATGCTACAGAATATTTCATCGGATGGTATTCAGGATCAAGATTTGAAGATTTCACTTATCTTTCTCCGGGTGCTGCTGTTGGACCTTACTGGTGGGCATTCTGGTCATTGATCATCTGTAACCTTGTTGTTCCTGCTTCATTCTGGTTCAAGAAATTGAGAACGAATATTATCTGGACATTCATTGTTGCATTAATCATCAACATCGGGATGTGGTTTGAGCGTTTTGACATCATCGTAATCAACCTTTCAAGAGACTACTTACCAGGATCTTGGACTATGTTTAAGCCAACGATCATTGATGTGGGTGTATATTTAGGAACAATTGGATTCTTCTCCGTATTATTCTTATTATATGCAAGAACATTCCCTGTAATTGCACAGGCCGAATTAAAATCGATTTTGAAAATCTCAGGTGAAACTTATAAAGCAAAAGAAGGAGATGAGCACCACTAA
- a CDS encoding DUF3341 domain-containing protein produces MSTTKIVYGLYADDDDLMNGVKAFNDKGIAINEVYTPFPVHGLDKALGLKKTRISDAAFLYALYGVTIGATLTWYVMNHDWPQNIGGKPAFDWGHNMPAFVVPMFELMVFCAAHMMSLTFLVRNKMYPGAPAQNPDPRTTDDKFMMEFVTDDVESVKQLLIETGVEEITVKDA; encoded by the coding sequence ATGAGCACCACTAAAATTGTATACGGACTTTATGCTGACGACGACGATTTAATGAACGGCGTTAAGGCATTCAACGATAAAGGAATCGCAATCAACGAAGTTTATACTCCGTTCCCGGTTCACGGGCTTGACAAAGCTTTGGGGTTAAAGAAAACAAGAATTTCTGATGCCGCTTTTCTTTACGCTCTTTATGGAGTAACGATTGGAGCTACTTTAACCTGGTATGTAATGAACCACGACTGGCCTCAGAATATCGGTGGTAAACCAGCTTTTGACTGGGGACACAATATGCCGGCATTCGTTGTACCAATGTTTGAGCTTATGGTATTTTGTGCCGCTCACATGATGTCATTAACTTTCCTGGTAAGAAACAAAATGTATCCCGGAGCTCCTGCACAAAACCCGGACCCGAGAACAACGGATGATAAATTTATGATGGAATTTGTAACTGATGATGTAGAATCTGTAAAACAGTTGCTTATTGAAACCGGAGTTGAAGAAATAACTGTTAAAGATGCTTAA
- a CDS encoding c-type cytochrome, with the protein MLKMKKNVLKITAVLGLTTVLLNSCGPKENTPLVYFPDMYFPVAYDPLMKAQDAYSDHENEIPAFVKNNGATGLSPVEGSVPQNKDGVFEEGLLPKTVDEYNAGYDASKTMTNSPLNPANSAKDLERGKILFEHTCAACHGVGGDGQGPIVQSGAFSGVPNYADREITVGSVHYVITNGRNAMGSYAGQLNAGDRWRVAMYVMNAFKKGAAAPATATPAAGTATPASTTAAAPATTETKTTETKK; encoded by the coding sequence ATGCTTAAAATGAAAAAGAATGTATTAAAAATTACAGCAGTTTTAGGTTTAACAACAGTTTTACTTAACTCTTGCGGGCCAAAAGAAAATACTCCGTTAGTATATTTCCCGGACATGTATTTCCCGGTAGCTTATGATCCATTGATGAAAGCCCAGGATGCTTATTCAGATCATGAAAATGAAATTCCTGCTTTCGTAAAAAATAACGGGGCAACAGGCCTTTCTCCTGTAGAAGGATCTGTTCCTCAAAATAAAGATGGTGTTTTTGAAGAAGGATTGCTTCCGAAAACCGTTGATGAATACAATGCCGGTTATGATGCTTCAAAAACAATGACCAATTCTCCTTTAAATCCTGCAAACTCTGCAAAGGATCTGGAGAGAGGGAAAATATTATTTGAACATACCTGTGCAGCTTGTCATGGTGTAGGTGGAGACGGACAGGGACCTATCGTACAGTCCGGAGCTTTCTCCGGTGTACCAAACTACGCCGACAGGGAAATTACTGTAGGATCTGTTCATTATGTGATCACAAACGGTAGAAACGCAATGGGATCTTATGCAGGGCAATTAAACGCTGGAGACAGATGGAGAGTGGCCATGTATGTAATGAATGCCTTTAAAAAAGGAGCTGCAGCACCTGCCACTGCAACACCTGCAGCGGGAACGGCTACACCGGCGTCGACTACAGCAGCAGCACCGGCAACTACTGAAACAAAGACTACCGAAACTAAAAAATAA